In one window of Bos taurus isolate L1 Dominette 01449 registration number 42190680 breed Hereford chromosome 15, ARS-UCD2.0, whole genome shotgun sequence DNA:
- the RASSF10 gene encoding ras association domain-containing protein 10, with translation MDPSEKKISVWICQEEKLVSGLSRRTTCSDVVRVLLEDGCRRRRRQRRSRRRGAAGDPPGPGELPEPLDEDDEDDDDEALPQGMLCGPPQCYCIVEKWRGFERILPNKTRILRLWAAWGEEQENVRFVLVRSEASLPNAGPRSAEARVVLSRERPCSARGVPARPSLAMTQEKQRRVVRKAFRKLAKLNRRRQQQPSSPCSSTSSSAASSCSSSSPRATESASVERMETLVHLVLSQDHTIRQQVQRLRELDREIDRYEAKVHLDRMRRHGVNYVQDTYLVGAGIELDGTGPGEEPEPEPDPEPAAATTTTPPLDGEAKAVALEELARRCDDLLQLQEQRAQQEELLERLSAEIQEELNQRWMRRRQEELATREEPPDAEGGLDGELLLERERVRTQLSTSLYIGLRLNTDLEAVKSDLDYSQQQWDSKERELQGLLQTLHTLELTVAPDGTPVSSGPSRDPGPQACAEVWVDQARGLAKSCPGNDEDSDTGLSSMHSQDSDSVPVCESLV, from the coding sequence ATGGATCCTTCGGAGAAGAAGATATCAGTGTGGATCTGCCAGGAGGAGAAACTGGTGTCCGGCCTTTCCCGCCGCACCACTTGTTCGGACGTAGTGCGGGTACTCTTGGAGGATGGCTGCCGGAGGCGACGGCGGCAGCGGCGGAGCCGGCGGCGGGGGGCGGCCGGCGACCCGCCAGGCCCAGGAGAGCTGCCGGAACCCCTGGACGAGGACGACGAGGACGACGACGATGAGGCGCTGCCCCAGGGCATGCTGTGCGGGCCCCCGCAGTGCTATTGCATTGTGGAGAAGTGGCGGGGCTTTGAGCGCATCTTGCCCAACAAGACGCGCATCTTGCGCCTCTGGGCCGCCTGGGGCGAAGAACAAGAGAACGTACGCTTCGTGCTGGTGCGCAGCGAGGCGTCGCTGCCCAACGCGGGTCCCCGCAGTGCCGAGGCGCGCGTCGTGCTCAGTCGCGAGCGCCCCTGCTCCGCGCGGGGGGTCCCAGCGCGGCCCAGCCTAGCCATGACCCAGGAGAAGCAGCGACGGGTGGTGCGCAAGGCCTTCCGCAAGCTGGCCAAGCTCAACCGGCGGCGCCAGCAGCAGCCGTCGTCGCCCTGTTCGTCCACTTCGTCGTCCGCAGCCTCATCCTGTTCGTCGTCGTCGCCGCGGGCCACCGAGAGCGCCTCGGTGGAGCGTATGGAGACGCTGGTGCACTTGGTGCTCTCCCAGGACCACACCATCCGTCAGCAGGTGCAGCGGCTTCGGGAGCTGGACCGAGAGATCGACCGCTACGAAGCCAAGGTGCATCTGGACCGCATGCGGCGGCACGGAGTGAACTACGTGCAGGACACCTACTTGGTGGGTGCCGGGATCGAACTCGACGGTACCGGCCCAGGAGAGGAGCCGGAGCCGGAGCCGGATCCCGAGCCGGCGGCAGCGACGACAACGACGCCGCCCCTGGACGGCGAGGCGAAGGCGGTTGCGCTGGAGGAGCTGGCCCGGCGCTGCGACGACCTACTGCAGTTGCAGGAGCAGCGGGCCCAGCAGGAGGAGTTGCTCGAGCGCCTCTCGGCCGAAATCCAGGAGGAGCTGAACCAGAGGTGGATGAGGAGGCGCCAGGAGGAGCTCGCAACCCGGGAGGAGCCCCCGGACGCCGAGGGCGGCCTCGACGGTGAGCTGCTGCTGGAGCGCGAGCGGGTCCGGACGCAGCTCAGCACCAGCCTCTACATCGGGCTCCGGCTCAACACGGACCTGGAGGCCGTCAAGTCGGACTTGGATTACAGCCAGCAGCAGTGGGACAGCAAGGAGCGCGAGCTCCAGGGCCTTCTCCAGACTTTGCACACTTTGGAGCTGACGGTAGCGCCCGATGGGACTCCGGTGTCCAGTGGGCCCTCGCGGGACCCCGGGCCGCAGGCCTGCGCCGAGGTGTGGGTGGACCAGGCCCGCGGACTGGCCAAGAGCTGTCCTGGTAACGACGAGGACTCGGACACCGGGCTGAGCTCCATGCACAGCCAGGACTCGGACTCGGTGCCCGTGTGCGAATCCCTTGTGTAG